The genomic stretch tattctatcttcatcttcatcttcaaccttgtgcACCAGTAATTGATATCTAGAGCTCCGGCTAGATTTACAGGGAAACACGAGTATACGTGAGGTGTGtgagattgattttgtttcttgaaTTCATGTTGAATTTACGATCAAAATCGCAACAAAATCACATTTCTTGATTATGCGGGATTGGCAAACAGGAGTATTAGTGAGATCTGAGTGAATTTACACAGGAACGAAGATGAACGATATAAATGGTAGCTTGAACATAAAGATTCTAGTGTTTGATGGAAAGAACGGGAATCGGTGGATGATTCAGATGCATGTTTattttggtgctcaagatgttcttgatCTCGTCAATAACGATCGATTACACACCAGTTAAAGTGGATGCAACGAAAGTGTAGAGAAACACACAAAGAGAACTGATGAAGAAGGATCAAAGAACTGAAgatgaatatgaattaagggatgacgctagatataatttaaattcaatttcatttgcatttcatttttgttttgcaTTTAAGTTTCATTTCACTTGGTGTTAGTATATAAATCCAATGTGAGATTAATTTGTAACataattctttctttctttctttctttttaatgTTGAGATAAAAGTTAGTTACactattttctctctcttctctcatcTTGATTTTCATCTTAAACCTTGTGCACCAagagttgttattgttgttgttgagatttaatatttaacaattctattgattttgttttttgttgatgttgttgttgttgttgagatttaatgtttaacaattatattgattttgttttgttggGGTTATTGCTCTTGTTGTACTTGTTCTTGTTGCTCTTGTGCTTTTTCTTGTTCTTATTGATGTTTTAGAAATATTTAATATTCTATATTGGGATGGAAGTTCTCAATGTATTCAGCCAAAACatgtgaaaaaaaaatgaaaaattgactttttatcACGGTTATAATTTTCAACCGTGGTACCAAATGGTATGAGTATATTTCACTACGGTTTAAATATTCAACCGTGGCGAAATGTAACGCGTTATCTAATTTTTCACTAAAAACCTTAGGTCGTGGTAGAAATAACCGCACTTATTACCATATCTCTCAATTCCCATTACCACTAACCAACATCCGTGGGATTATTGTTGCATCCGTGGTTATAGATACTTTTTATATGGTAATGAATGTTTTACACTAAATTTTCACAGAACTCAATATCAAAAAACCTTAGGTAAAACACAATGTTTTGTCCAAAAGATAAAATACCATCATTGTAATTTACATGACGAGACGAAACCCATAAAATTAACGATTTATGGATCAGGACTGTTTTTACGGTAAAAGTTTTTGGGACTATTCCTATGGTTGTTCTCATCACTATATAATCAAATTCTTGTATTTCAGTTCTCTTTGAGAAGTCTGTCTGAAATTGTCCAAACTATTTAAACCGAaaaacttatttaattaaattgtttgtaaaaacttattttcttgtttttcaaaacaagaaAGTTAACTAAAACAGATAATacacattttaaaaaatagtttttcaaaatattttcattaaaatgatttaaaaaaaaacaacaaacgcCCTATAATTCCTATAAGTTTACAAATATCAATAAGTATGTGTTAATATacaaaataaaacttttttttaacttaCCATGATGTTTCTCATcgtgagaattttttttttaaaaatgaaataattaggatatatatatatatatatatatatatatatatatatatatatatatatatatatatatatatatatatatatatatatatatatatatatatatatagggtcacCAAGACTTTAGAAAACATACCCGAGAAAGccaatgaatgcttgaagaagagTGAACAAAGTGGATTGACTTAGTTGGAAAGAGTCTACCATAGAAAGTTCCCGGTACAGCAGAAACAAAACACTTAGAACCAAAGTATCCATTATTTTTACTATCATTTCCATTTTGCTGGTTAATTTTTTTGTGAAAAGATggcaaagaagcaaagacattGTTGAAGTCATTGGTGAAAAGGTCATTCATATACAACATTAGTTCCTCCGGTGCTGGTCGAGCCAACATGTTTGAAGCCGCATTTATAGCTTCAACTATTTCCGACATCACCTTAAAGACATTAGGTCCTGATGAACATCCTAAATCAGCAATTCCCATATTTATCAGTGGGGATCTTGTTGAGCATAGAATTTCCATAATAGCTTTCTCTGTTGCTTCTTTTGTCAAGGATAATATCTTCCTctacaaattaattttatttacaaataataaacaagtgtttttaataattataaacacTATTGTTACATAGAAGTGTGATCAATCAATATTACCTGGATGAAGGAGTTGGTGGCATAGCTAGTTTCGCCGGCTCCTTTGTTCATGTGAAGTGTTTCAACAGTTTCCATTTTTTCTGTTTGAGGTGATGAATGTTTCTTTCAATTAGGGAAACTATAATAACTTAAGCAAATGAAGAGAACGTGGTGTGTGTATAAATAGAACAATAGCCACCATAACCAATAATAACAACCACCACATGATGACGTAAAAATGCATGCGTGTATAAATGGACCAATAATTGGAACCACATATAGAATGATGAGGTATAGTTCACTCATGCAAGGAATTGGTCCCTAGATAGCTACGAATAACAAAAGAATCTCtaacaaatattattaataaaatattttttctgatcATTACTAAGCATATCTTCTTGTCGGGCTTTCCCGCGCTCctttgtaatcgggttggagaacccttagttctccgcaGTGGCGGAAGGAGAGTATTTTGAGGGGTTCAATTGAACCCCTGGATTTAAAATAAATGCACCAATATCCCTATATAATTTAGGAAAATGCTAATggttaagaaaacataaaaacaagaaaggcaagaataaatctcaaccattcattatcaccaccatcccatgattcctattaaaaaggaaactaaattaaaaataaattaaaagtttcCCTATAATATAATGACATGtgttcattcttgcatttcttctccaaattccttcgtactaaatagcattactcTATCATTTATATTTTGAACCCCTTAGAAATTTTTTTTGCACCCTTGACCCAAGTGGCCCAAACTTATTTTCTTTcccttattttcatatttttttcttctctctaACTCTAAGCATTCTCTGGGTTTTTGACGAAAAACACAAACTTTCTTCCAATCTCCACCGCAGATTACAGTTACGGCGGCACCACTACCGTTCCCAGCCGTCATCCATTGTCATCCTCTTCACCACCTTCTTTTCGTtcacaaaattataaaataaagaaacactgaaaaattgattttggagcaacttCTCCATTTTTGGCCTCCTCTGCATTTCTCCATTCAAGAAACAATTAATCAAGCAACTAGTACTGATTTTGTAGCCTTCAACATCAATAAAACAACCATTAAggtaatcaatttcaaaaattgaatttagggttttgtgaatattttttccCTTTTCTGAATGTGAATATTTCTCCCCTAATTCTGTAAACTATTTATGGGATTGATATGACATAGTTTATTGCATAGAAGTTAGAATTAAAAGTTGCTTATGCCTTATAATTCATGGAACACGTTCATAAAATTTGTTCAATTCTGTAAATTGCTTATGCCTTAGAATTCATGGTACAGTACAGTATCACAACTTTGAATTAGAAATAACTATAACTTAGAGTTTAAGATTTTATGGTTATTAGTTTATATGGTAGTGTGTTGTAACTTATAAATTCAATATGAGTGACTTATGGTCCTTAAAAAAAATCATCCTGTTATGACTTACAAGTCACAAGTCTTTTGTTATGTGTAGATATTGCATATGTATATTATTCCTATTAATCTtctatttaaaaatttatgaatatattgttgttgttatagGATATTGTGGAGAAATTTTTTAAACGAAAATTACCATCGGATGAACAATATGTTCTAtttctcaacaacaacatattGAATTTAACTTGGAAGAGTAACCGTCAGATCCTGGAAAGCGGCCTAAAATGTCAGCATATCATCCAAATGATAAAGAGATAATACGCAAAACATATTTACAAAGAGGACCATGCCAACCTACTCAACATAATTTTCCCCAAAGAAAAATAGGAAATTTAATGAGAAGATTTTGTCCCTCTTGGTTCAATGGGTTTGGAAATTGGTTAGAGTATAGTATAGAAAAAGATGTTGCATTTTGTTTATGTTGTTATCTTTTTAGACCCGATTTTGGAAAGTAATCTGGCGGGGATACATTTGTAACAGAGGGATTCACAAGTTGGAATAAAAAAAGTAATCTCGCATTACATGTTGGAGCCCCTAATTGTGCTCATAACATTGCTTGGAAAAAATGTCAAGATTTGatgaatcaaaatcaacatattgAAGTTGTGATATCTAAACAATCTGAACAAACTCGCGACTTGTATCGAAGGCGGTTGACGGCTTCACTTGATTGTCTTCGTTATCTATTGAAACAAGGATTAGCTTTTCGTGGTCATGGTGAATCAATAGAATCTTCTAATCAAGGTAACTTCCTTGAAATGCTTAGATGGTATGCTGACAAAAAAAAGAAAGTGAGGCGAGTTGTATTGGAAAATGCTCCTGAGAATCTAAAATTGAATTCTCCaacaattcaaaaatatattattcatgTTGCTTCTTTGGAAAGTAAGAAAGCTATTATTAATGACCTTGGAGATGAATTGTTTTCTATTCTTGTTGATGAGTCCAAGGATATATCTGATAAGGAGGAAATGGCTAATATTTTACGATATGTTAACAAGTATGGAAGTATTGTTGAAAGGTTTTTAGGTATTGCTCATGTTAAACCTACAACATCCTTATCACTGAAATCGTCCATAAATGATATATTGGGCAAAAATGGACTTACTACTTCAAGAATTCGGGGACAAGGTTATGATGGTGCAAGCAACATGCAAGGAGAGTTTTCTGGTCTTAAAAGTTTGATATTAAGGGAAAGTCCGTGTGCATTTTATGTACACTATTTTGCTCATCAATTATAACTTACTTTAGTTGCTATTGCTAAATATCACCTTCAAGTTTGCTCTCTTTTTAGCTTAATATCCTCTATAATAAATGTTGTTGGTGGATCATGCAAACGCAATGACATGCTTCTTGAAAGATAGATGATCAAAGTTAGGGATGCATTGGAAAATGGAGAAATTGTTAGTGGAAAAGGTTTGAATCAAGAAACTAGTCTTAAGCGACCTGCTGATACTCGTTGGAGCTCTCACTTTACAACTTTGGTgaatttgatattgatatatagTTCTGTAATTGATATTCTTCAAATGTTGAAAGAAGATGTATCCGCTAAAGATGCACGAGGGGAAGCAAATGgtcttttaattttaatgaatAGTTTTGATCTTGCACTCACATTGCATTTGATGAAAAATGTCTTAGGTATTTCAAATGAATTATCACAAGCATTGCAAAAGAAAGATCAAGACATCGTCAATGCTATGAACTTGGTTAACATCACAAAGAAACGACTACAAACTTTAAGAGATGATGGATGGGAACCTTTATTGGAGGAGGTACGTTTATTTTGCATTAAGCACGAGATTTACATTCCAAATATGGATGATATATTCCTCGTGGAAAATCAAAGCGTGGAGGTAGTGCTCAATCTATCACAATAAGAAATCATTATCGCATTGAATTATTCTATACTATTGTGGACATGCAATTTCAAGAACTTAACAATCGTTTTAATGAGACAAATAGTGGATTACTCATTTGTATGGCTTGTTTGTGTCCAAGCAACTTGTTCTCCTCTTTTAATGAGGCAAAGTTGATTGAATTTGCGAAGTTTTATCCAAGTGAATTTTGTTACACTAGTTTGGTTATGCTTGATAATCAACTTGAGACTTACATCATCGATATGCGTGGGAGTGTTGAATTTGAATCTTTGAAGGAATAAgtgatctttaaaaaaaattggttgaaagtaaaagacacattgtTTATCCATTAGTGTATAAGCTTTTGAAGTTAGCAATGATTTTGCCGGTTGCCACAACAACCGTTGAACGGTCCTTTTCTGATATGAAGATTTTGAAG from Vicia villosa cultivar HV-30 ecotype Madison, WI linkage group LG4, Vvil1.0, whole genome shotgun sequence encodes the following:
- the LOC131596620 gene encoding uncharacterized protein LOC131596620 encodes the protein MNQNQHIEVVISKQSEQTRDLYRRRLTASLDCLRYLLKQGLAFRGHGESIESSNQGNFLEMLRWYADKKKKVRRVVLENAPENLKLNSPTIQKYIIHVASLESKKAIINDLGDELFSILVDESKDISDKEEMANILRYVNKYGSIVERFLGIAHVKPTTSLSLKSSINDILGKNGLTTSRIRGQGYDGASNMQGEFSGLKSLILRESPCAFYVHYFAHQL